In the Dioscorea cayenensis subsp. rotundata cultivar TDr96_F1 chromosome 12, TDr96_F1_v2_PseudoChromosome.rev07_lg8_w22 25.fasta, whole genome shotgun sequence genome, one interval contains:
- the LOC120274022 gene encoding uncharacterized protein LOC120274022 — translation MGNACILPSSRGPTKLIFWGGNIAYLKEKHLAGELLFQYPDHLVCHADSFFIGHPLPVLSISDELRSHETYFIIPIDCFRCQTLTAASLAVLASSNKGSPINFSKCVFEYVKGENGRMLIKVPPELLMRVFVGDSRKSDTDDFENDSLCSTPELRRHYEQLVGPRDRPWSPKLETISESKIRFSPVKLLGLERKL, via the coding sequence ATGGGCAATGCCTGCATCCTACCGAGCTCTAGAGGACCTACGAAACTTATCTTCTGGGGTGGCAACATCGCCTACTTGAAGGAGAAACATCTCGCCGGAGAACTCCTTTTCCAATATCCGGATCACTTAGTTTGTCATGCAGACTCATTCTTCATTGGCCACCCTTTACCTGTTCTTTCCATTTCCGATGAGCTTCGTAGCCATGAGACGTACTTCATTATACCTATTGATTGCTTCCGATGCCAAACACTCACCGCTGCTTCGCTTGCAGTTCTTGCATCATCGAACAAAGGCTCTCCGATTAACTTCAGCAAGTGCGTTTTTGAGTATGTGAAAGGTGAGAATGGAAGGATGCTTATTAAAGTTCCACCGGAGTTGTTGATGAGAGTTTTCGTTGGTGATAGTAGGAAAAGTGACACAGATGATTTTGAGAATGATTCTCTTTGTAGCACGCCGGAGCTGCGAAGACATTATGAGCAGCTCGTTGGTCCAAGAGATCGGCCTTGGTCTCCGAAACTTGAGACTATTTCTGAATCTAAGATTAGGTTTTCTCCTGTGAAGTTGTTAGGATTGGAGAGGAAATTGTAG